The DNA segment ACAGACAAACTAATCACCCAGAATTAATATGCAATTAATGTACAATAATAGTACATGTTAACCTAATCATGCGCTTTAAGCACTCTTCGGCAACATGGGAAtaaactcaaactaaaattaactaAAGGAAGAACCCTAGCTTCATctccattaattaaatttcaaattacaaTTTTCTCTCTGAAAGCGAACGGAAAGATCGAGAgaaagaatattatatatattatattataacgATAATTCCGAAATTAGGGTTTCTTACCGAGAGTGTTCTTGTTATTGTGCATCCAAACTTTCAGAACTTTTCGCTCCACATTGGTCTCAGCACAGAACTGTTCCACCGCAGATTCATCGTGCTTCTGGATTCTCCACCCTAGCTGTTCCGCGAATGCCAGCATCTTATCCTTCTGTTCCTGCGTGAACTTCGTTCGGAACCGTTTTTTGGATCCCCCGCCGCCGCCACCTCCGCCGCCTCCCCCACTGCTGCTCGGATTCGAGATGTCTTCGTCTTCGCGGCTGAGTCCACCGCCGGAGGCCGCTGCCGGGAGGGCCAGCGGGCGGTGCTGCGCCATTGGAGGCGTGGCTAGGTGGTGGTGGAGGTAGCCAGCGGCGGCGGGGTGCTGCGGGACTCGGTGGTGGTAGTACGGGGAGAATTGATGGTGGTGGTGAAGCGGCGGTGGCGGCGGCTGTGCGCGGTGGTGGAAGGAGGTCATCTCGCCGTCGATCTCCTTGCGGTGAAAATTCCGGTGGCAGTTGCAGGCGGCGCAAATCACGGCCTCCAGAGTGCCGTCCTCTCCGGCCGGCATGAACTCGCAGCAGCCGTCAACGGCGTGGCCGCCGAAGCTCACGGCGTGGTTCTTCTGGCATTCTCGGTACCGTACCGCCCCGGCGCCGAACGCGCCCTTCCGTCCCTCGCCTCCAACTTTGGAGCGCGCCGCCGAGTTCCCAAGCGAGTCGTAACTTGCCACCGGCGCGGGTACCGGCGGCTCCGGCATCCCCATTTCCTCCTCCTGCTCCTCTTGGTCGTCGAATTCCATATCGCTATCCACCTTCTCTCcctaaaatgaagaaaataaaccccaaaaatgtttatttttattaaccAAAATTGATTTGTTTGTGTTAGGGTTTGTAGAATTGAGAGGAAGTTGAAGTAAGTAAGGAAGAAAGTTGAAGATCTATTGTACTAGTCTACATGTGAGTTGAGGGTGGGGAGTTTTGAGTTTCACCAAGATAGAATATAGTAGATAGATTGGAAGATAATAATAAGAACTAAGCTAAGTAAGATTGTGTTagtgtatatatttatattggatttaaattaatgaatatatttaatatataataatggtaataattattaaataaaataatgttattattgttgtttGAAGATAAGAGATTGAAGAGGATGTGGTCATGAATAACCGGTCTGAAGAAAAGAGCTGTTTCACTCAGAAAAGGCTTTCAAATACTTGCCATTACATAATTAACACCTGTACCATTCTTGTTCAGACATTTACTTTTTACTTTAACTGACCATAACCCATTTCTGTACCCTTTTTCCCACCTTGTgtcttttttattaaagatgTTGCAAAATGCAAGGAAGTTACATTATTAAGAATgtaataataagaatataaaaatgAAGAGATTAGAGAAAAGGTTTTATTGTAGGAAATGGGAGAGTAATTAGCTGAGTAGAGAATGGAGATAGAAGGGAATATGGTTGGTGGGAAAGCTAGAGGAAAAGGAGGAGAAGAAGGAGTGAATGTGGTTGAAGAATTTGGGAGCAGAAATGGAaccataaaaataaaacttaagacaCGGACTTAACATCGGACCAATTAATCTGTCTGCATTTATGGGAGCTGCCTACGTGCCCTCCTTCTCCGACAGGACATGACATCACTCTTCCCTCAcactattaaattttattattatcattattctctttctctttctcattCTCATGGATTACCCTTACCACTTAACCTTATCCTCCtcccttctcttctcttctctctcatTCCTCACCTTTTTGCTTACTACTTCCTTCTTATCTTTACGCTGTCTATGTcaaataatcataaatatacTTAATCACCTTTCCCAAAAACAATACCTCTATATGCTCTCTTCATTCATAAAATCTACATACATTATATTCTCCTTCTCAGATCAAACTTGGTTAATGTTTCACTTTAAACTCTTGTTATTTCCTTTTTACTTCTCACATTTTGCGCTTTCGTGTCCACCAGGAGAATCTCCATTAATGTTGTTATCTACAATGATGAGGTTGGAGAAGATGGTGGTTCTGGAATAGGTGACAATAATTCTATTCCGGCACAAATGAAGGAAGCATGTTTTTAGAGAGGGGCTGGGGTGCTTGTGGGGTTTTCTTAATTCAAGTCTATGGTATTTCTGGAATACACGTTTTCAATTGTTCATCGGCTTGAATAAGGAAAAAACGGGCACAGTTAATGGAAGTGATTAGAACTTTATCCCttattctctctcttctctATTGCAACATCTCTCTATaagtaaaacaaaaagaattttAGATACTGGTTCTTCATTATACTCTTTATATTTAACTAGTATAAGgtgttataaaataattatttataaataaaataaaaaaattgatcacCTATTTGGTAAGTATCTCCATGCCTTTTTTGGTAAGTATAGCAATCaaactatttttctttctctgaAACCAAAGCACATGGCGCCCTAACCACCTATCCCCAAGCTGAATCGTTTCGTTGTACATGATAAGCTTTTCAAGAAAAACTTCAGGTACAAGAAATTTTGCTTTGGTAGGATTCGATGTTGAT comes from the Phaseolus vulgaris cultivar G19833 chromosome 8, P. vulgaris v2.0, whole genome shotgun sequence genome and includes:
- the LOC137826209 gene encoding zinc-finger homeodomain protein 2-like, with product MEFDDQEEQEEEMGMPEPPVPAPVASYDSLGNSAARSKVGGEGRKGAFGAGAVRYRECQKNHAVSFGGHAVDGCCEFMPAGEDGTLEAVICAACNCHRNFHRKEIDGEMTSFHHRAQPPPPPLHHHHQFSPYYHHRVPQHPAAAGYLHHHLATPPMAQHRPLALPAAASGGGLSREDEDISNPSSSGGGGGGGGGGGSKKRFRTKFTQEQKDKMLAFAEQLGWRIQKHDESAVEQFCAETNVERKVLKVWMHNNKNTLGKKP